AAACATAAGCATACCACATTTGCATAAGCAGCGCGTTGCGCGCTGAAAGacaacagaagcaacagcaacaatagtGTACcaagaacacaacacaaaatttctagcaataacaaatcactttggctttggcactttctctttgattttctttatttctttctttttgaaatGCGCTTCGATTTAATATTAAGATCACTTCAGCTGCATTTAAGCACACACTGCACTGCactgaatattaataatttacacaCAATTCTTGTGTTGTTCGGgctattattaaatttttttacgatttgatttcgattttttacaaaaataaagcgACGCCCCCGCGTAAACACGTCCGTTCGCTACGCAAGTTCAACGCGAAATTACAGCTGTAAACAAAATTGGAGCTGCAAACCAAGTATCAGACTGTTAAATATAGTGCTGTCAATTCAGCTGTTTTTCCGCCAAAACTAGCTTGTACACGTAATACTTGGCaattaatgaatgaattcAATTCTCGTCACTTTTAATTCCTTGTACGTATAAAATTTGTCATTGTGCATAAACCTGTTTAGCAAATTGAGTCACATTTTACGCACATTTcttagcaaaaaataaaagttggcAGTTTAGGCACTGTTAATTTACAGAGCCGCTCTCTCGGCCAAACTATCGTTAAATTTAGCGGTGAGCTGTGTTGGCAATATATATCGaagaatttttgtattaaaaacaagcattttatttaaataataaagaagtATACCGTTTAATATTCAAGTGGTGCACATACTGAAGTCTGGGAAAcgtaattgaaattgcaaacaaatttaaattaagatatATTAATGTACGCCAGTCTACATTGTAACGGCCACGCATTGCTGTTATTAACATTTCAGCACTCTGTTAACTTGAATTAAATCATAAGTATATTCTCGCGTGGAACAGTAGTTCAATTTAGTCAGTCACCGGGAGACGATAAAAACCATTGCCAAGTTACAACATGTCGGAATTACAggtaaataatttattcatgAGCCACTTTTCGTGGGAAATGTGACATACGTGTGGTCTTATATCCGTATTTATATAGGAATTCGATCAGGCCGCCGAGGATGTGAAGAACTTGAACAGCACACCGTCTGACAACGATTTGCTGGAGCTCTACAGCCTCTTCAAGCAGACCAAAGTGGGAGATTGCAATACAGGTCCGAAAATTATTGCGTTGTAACTGAAAAATAGAGACTTCAGTGTAAAACTATTTGTTTTATAGACAAGCCCGGTTTCCTCGACTTCAAGGGCAAGGCAAAGTGGGAGGCGTGGAACAAAATAAAGGGCATGAGCAGCGCCGACGCCCAAACAGCTTATATAGCCAAAGTGAAATCTCTGATTGCTGCCGTGGGTCTAAAGTCCTAAATAATACAGCCATCCAGATGAGATGCTTCGTCTTTAAAGATCTATTTCTGCATTTTCTTTGTGACATTCAATTCACTTCACTACGTAATACGCACAAATAATTTcgcttcattaaaaaaaaaacatttgcacaaaatacacaaaactctaaaaatgaaacgaatttcatttaaatttgcatttatttagtcaAGTCTGTTCGACAACAGTCGAACCAGACctaattagaaattatttaaaattcagttCTTTTTAACAAGCCCTTAAAAGTACACTCGTATAGGgagtttaattttcaaaaatcaattattttgaaGGCGCATAAAGTAACGTATTAAGAACTACACGAATGTGGTCAACcaatttgatataaatttaagattttatctACCTTTTACATTAACTTCTTTTTTTGCTAGTAAATTATACTACCTTTCTACcatttgggtagcgggtatagcaaatttgtttgcattcacatttatttagtCAGAAAGCGGGAAtgaatacacatatatatatacttcatgtatatttatgctatgtataagtatttatactaaaatttgCCTAGCTATTGGCTTGTGGCGTTGtcgctttgctgctgttgctagaCTGCCGTTGTCGCTCGTAAACCTCACGCTGCAGCTCACGCAGATTCAGCTCCAGCGTCTCGACCACATCGAAGTTCATGTCCTGGCGTGCCTGCTTAATGTAGCCCTTTATAATGTTGATTTGCTCGATGAGCGGATCATCTACACTGGATTTTATGGTAGAAGCCTGTGGTGCTGACCAATTGTTCAACGATTGCAGATCCGactgaaaagaaaacattgaaaaattaGTGAACAGAAGTTATAACGATCTCTATCGTTAATCAAGTTCCAGCTTGCTTCTTGCTGTTCCCTTCTCTACTCACTCCTTGGGCGAAGTTGCGATTCTCCATGCTGACTCCCACTTGGGTGGCAGCACCATAGCGCTCATAAGCCTCCATGGCCATGCGCTGCTCTGTAAGAATACGTTGTTCGGTTTCCATGCGTTTACGCTCTTGGATCTGCTTAATTAAGGCCTCATCCGGCAGAGGCGGCAGCGAGAGCATGCGTTCCTTAATCATCTGCACACAGCTCAAGCGTATGGCCTTTTTCAACGCCTCCTCGCGGCTGCCTGGTTCCGAGTGGATTGTTAGAATGCGTTTGCTGCGCAAATCAATTGTTTCCGCAACTTGACCAATCTTGCCACGCAAGGCGCCCGCATCGGCAAGGGTAAATATAGATTCACCATCCAACAGACTGTTGATAATCTTCGCGTACATCTCCAAGTCTGGTGCAACTTGTTTTTGTAGCTGGCGAATCTCATCGTACACCTTCGCTAATAGCGGATGGCAAGTGCGGCTCTCGTGCATGTCCTGACGCGTGTCCAGCAACCAGAGACAGTGCTGGCACAAGCGTATGGCGCGATCCTCGTGATGTTGGAGTTGCTGGAGTGGATCGCTGCGTGTCGAGGACAAGCTGGCCAATTGCACTATGGGAAGAAGTGAGTatcaataaattgcaattgtagACAAATAAACAAGCCGCTTACTTGCATTCTCTAGCTGAAGAAAGCGTGAACAATCGTTGCACATAATTCCGCCACAGAGGCGACAATGATGCTGTCTGCGCGCAAAGTGAAAACTCTTGGCGCAACTGGGACACAACTTGACGGAACTACCGTCGAGCCAAGGCACCGTTTGCTGTTCATGCTGCTTGCGCTGCACTGCATCCGTGGGCAAATCCTTGAGCAGACGATGCAGGCGTATGATCAGCTTATTCGTCTCACTGGCATAGCGTTCCAGCCGCGGGTTGCGTACCGATTCAAAGTACTCGAGATGCCTACGCTCAGCTCCAACGCTTTGCTTCGTCAGCTGGCTGTAGATGTTGTGACGACTCTTCGCATTGCTAGTTCTCGCTGCCGACGCATTGGACGCACTTGCCGCGGGCGAGGAAGCTGCAGCAGAAGCAGGTGCAACACGTTCCCTCTCGTCCTCAAAGTTATTAAGTATCTTCTTTTTGGCTTTGGAGAAGATATCTTTAAAGACGGATTTTAAGGCATCTTCCTCCTCGGCATGCTGGCGGGCGAAGTGTTCGGTTAAATAGTCAATGGACTTCAAGTCTGCACGGCACATGGGACACAGGAAACCCTCCAGTATCTCATCATTGGACGCGCTAGGTTCCTCATCGCTATCGAAGGGATTGGTACCCGACATCTTGTCCAGCAGTTTTTGCTAATACTATCTTTGGTGggtgtatttgttgttatgtGCTGCGCGATGACGTCAGCCTGGACTTAGCCATGGAATGGGGTTTATTGTGCTATCtatttggttttcatttaatttttgaataaaactcTCCCAAATATGCCTCCCACTTGCAAAGAGATAAAATAAATTGGTTGCCATTCACTTGCTAACGTCACTGTCAACTTAACAGACAGCCAGCTTAACTGCAACGAACTTAACAGCGTATTATTTAGCAGTGTTACTCCACACTGTTGTTAACAGCCATTCAATTTGCGCGCTTATAACTGCTCTCTAGCTCTATTACTCTGCAGGTTCTGCGAAgactattaaaaattaaaagaagcaaaaccaatcaaaaatatttcttaacaatctctttaataaatttaaatgtaattagtAAAACAAAGTACAACTTAACAATAACTATTTGAAATCTTCATCCTCACTGAATTCTTCATTATCCGCTTTTTGCTTACGCGACTTCCTCTCCAATTCTTTCGCTAACAATTCCTTGAATGCCTCATATTCGGCCAACGTGACATGGCATATTTTGGTGGCAAACGCCTTCTCTGAAGTGTCTGTAATCTGATAGAGCCTGTTATTGGTGGTCTTTTCATCGGGATCTGCTTTCAGAGCACGCGGCTTAAATAAACCCAAACGCAACAGGAAAGTATGACGACAGCGTAGCTCATCGAAGGGCAACGACATGGCAGCTGACTTAACAATCTCCGGTACTTCAAGACGCATTACGTCAATCATATAGTTCAACTTTTGTTCCATGCTATGTTCCGATTGCGCCAATAAATCCGGGCAATTCATCAGAAGTTTCCACACATTTTTGTTCGTTGAAACGCGACTCTTCAGATAGGCGTTTAGTGTGCGCAATTCGTGTGCATTATTGACATCAAGTAACTCCGGATATTTTGTCAACAGCAGATGCAACAAATGCTCACCAAACTGACAACTGCGCCAGATCTCCAAACTCTCAATGATGCGCTGTGGGGTTCGTTTGAGCACTGCGGGATTGCCGGTAACAATGCGTAGAAAGTTTACTGTCTGTAGTCCATGATTTTGAAATGTTGCATGGGCACGATGCCACACATCTGGCGTGTAAATGGACAGAGTGGGCTCCAATTTGATGGCTTCATCGATATGCTCCTGCTCCAGTTGCAGTAGCTTAGGCGCTGTGGCTTTTGCTGCGAACTGGCGGACTGATGTCCATTTCAACTCCTTTGATCTCACTTGTTGATGTTTTAATGCATTCGTTGTGggcaatattattttcttccaCATGCTTAACAATGTACTTCCTCAACTCTTCcgtaacaaaaacaatcaacaGCTGATTGGTTTACAGCTGCTCTACCTATCGATGACTCTGAAACTATCGATGTACATTTCATCACAAGTTGACCCGCACACAACTTCTTTAAACtgacttgttgctgctgatttaaCATTTCTGTCGTGTATAATTATTCTTGGTTTACACATATCTAAAATTATGTGATAGTTGACAAAAAGAATTAACAGCTGTTGGCTTTCCGATATTTTTCTGAATTCAAGTGCGCTCACGTTGCAATCAATGTTGGCTCTCAAAATATCGATGTGCGTATATATCGAAATTTCCCCATCACTCATCAAAATCGCCGCGTTTGTTTATTACACTGTAATTTGTTTACATCAGCATGACCAAGAGCAAAAAACAACTGCGCGAGCAACACGCGGCCCGCGAAGCTGCTGAAGCGAACACAGCGAGGCTAGAAACATGCAACGATGCGTACACGAGCGGTGCATTCCATTACCTGCGTTTCTTGGTCCATCTGCTAGCAGCGGCACAATTCTCGTATGGCATTTACTactatttattcaaattgtattgGCCGAAGGGTCTGCACGAGGAAGAGGAGCTAAAGACGCGATGGGGCGGCAAGTTCAAGTACCTAACATTCCTCGATGTCGTCCTACAGGCAATATATCACACCGTGGCCCTTTTAAATGATCTCTTTGGCGACAACTCAGTCACCGGTGTGTCCAAATCGTTGTTGAGACGATTGCGAGATTACTTCTTTGCCACGTTTGCATTCCCTATAGCGCACAATGTGGCCACCTCATTTTGGGTCATCTATTTGTGGGATCGAGAGCTCATCTTTCCTGCTGAACTCGATGCCATTTTTCCCAGGTAAAGTGTCGTAACAAATtctattgtttattttattatacaaacaCTGAACTTTGCAGTTGGCTGAATCACGTGGTTCACACGAATGTTGCCCTTTTGGCCATCATGGATTTGTTCACCTGCTTCCGTCACTACCCAAGCCGCTTGGCTGGTGTCACTGGCAACGCCGCGTTCATGATTCTTTACGTTATCTGGGTGCATATCGTTAAATACTTCAGCGGAGTTTGGGTTTATCCACTTTTAGAGGTGCTGTCAATGCCCCTGCGTTTTGTAATGTTTGGTGGCTTGGTAGGATTAAGTTTGGTATGCTATTTCGTCGGCGAATTCATCAACAATATTGTGTGGGCACCGGAGTTTAAGCTTCTGCATCAGAAAAAGGTTAAACAGggttaagaaaaaaaacaattgactCCATTTACAAACAAAGTAGAGATTTGCATATTGtcgtgtttgttgttgttcccaAAGATACTCAGTTATTTGTAAATCAGGAGATTAACTTAAGCAGACAGTTTTAGTAAAATTCATATTCTGTAAAATAAAGTCTTTAAATGttgatgtttatttaaatattgcgcCCAATGCTAATGCATTTGTTATCGATTAGTCGATTGTCGATCAGCAGTGCAATAGAAAATTgttttggcagctgctgctaatACGGTGAAAACAATTTGGAAAATTTTCGCATAATTTTTTGTAcattaaacgaaaaaatatTACGCGCTGCTAAGCAAGAAAAAGATGAATGGCAGAGTGTAATAATTAATCGCATTCAGTTTGCGGGATGCAGATTTTTCACCAATTTCTTCACATTTTGTGGCATAAACATTGTCAACTCTGGCGACGGCAAGGCGAATGAGAAGAAAATTGGCTAAACAGCAAGCGCCGTGTTGAACACAATGGAATTGTGTTAACCGTTAAACGCACATGTAAGTTGAAAATCGGCATAATCAAAGGAAAACATGCTTGAGCTGTGCAgatatttgttaataattgaaaactgtGTGCAATACAGTTTTCCCTAAAACAggctttttgtttgttgctggttttGCTTtgggtgcgtgtgtgtgtgtgtgtgtgtgtgcgtttgcgCATGCAAGTGCAAGCGAGATAGCATTACTTGCATTTGTGTTGGTGTCGTGTTGGGACTGCCAACTTGTTTATGGCTGCGTTTCACAGCTGTTTCACAGTTGCAAGTGCACAGCACACAGCCACAGTTTTGCATGCCATTGGGAGTCTACTagtgatgatgataataaatGAGAAATGTGCGcagtaaatattcaaatggtGATTGTGTATTTTCTTCTACAGAAAAATGCCAGTCGCGTCGCCAAGCTAACTAGCCGTACTCGCTCGTACCCTCATCAACAGAGGCCGCCAGCCTTGCATCTTGCCCCCATTTCACGTATCTTTCGCTCGTCTCGCTCTTCAATTGCATCATTCGCCCGGCATTTGTTCACGGAAGGCCGGGCAGCAAAGCAACGATGCCCATGAGTGATGTGGCCGCCGCTTTAAACTACACAGAACAGTCCAACAACGCTGCCACAAAGCACGCCAAGACGTCAGTAGGAGCAAATGCAGCAGCCATGACCAACTCTTCCAAGTCGGATGTGATTGTGGGCAgtgccgccgctgccgcttcCCAGCTGGGCAGTATGCTGTCTCCAACATCCAGCCTGTCGTTGGCTGCTCTTCAAGGTCAGAAGTGGCAACAGGTCTTTGATCTGGACAAGATGATTAAGCAGTTGCGTGCCGCTGAAAAGACACAGCTACGTGGTGGTGGAGGCGGGACCCGTGCCGTGTTGCAGGTGCAGCGTTTAAATGCCGCCGACATGGGTTACTATGACATGGTGCCAAAGCAGGCAGCGCGCGACATTGTGGTGTGTAATGCCTGCAATGGCAGCTACACCAAGGCCGGTTTCAACAATCACATTGCACTGCAGCATCCCAGCATTTGGGATGCGGTGCCCAACAAACTCAACACGACGgagacgacgtcgacgacgtcAACATCACGTTCCTCTCAAGCCGCAACGCTGGCGGAGCAAAACAGTCAGGATGGTGTGCGTGACCCGGCGGAATTGTTAGGTTCACCCACAGACACATTGTCGGCCACGATGTCCAGTTGTTCGAATGGATCAAGCAGCTCTCTGGCTGCCAtcaataataatgcaacaCATGTGTCGAGCAGCTCGGCAACTTCGTCGTCAACGTCCTCATCGCGtcacaaaagcagcagcagcaagagtaGCAGTTCCTCCAACAagacgagcagcagcagcacaagtCGTTCGCGTTCCAAGTCATCCAAAAATCGCCATCACTCCGAGTTGCATCACAAAGTAGCAGCAGGAGGTGGCTCCAAGAAGAGCGCCAGTGCcatagcagcaacagttgcagcagctgccgcgcCGCCTGTGGCTGTCAAGGATGATGTGGCCGCAACAGGCGCAACTGCAGCCATTACGGTGTTTTCCTCTTCTTCCTCCAATTCATCCTGCTCGCTGCCCACAACGCCCGCTGCAGTTGCTATCGCCGCCAGCAATGGCAACGAgaatgccagcaacagcaactactcGCCTGCTCCCAGTTTGCTGGAGGAGACGCAGCCAAGCAAAAAGAAGGTTAGTTGCAAATCCGTACATTACAAATCCTATGCTAACTTTTTTCGCAATTCTCTCTCAGCTGAAAGCTGCCGGAGAAGCAGCTGCAACGCATCACCGCAGCAACAAACCCGCCAAGGAGAAACAGCAGGCGCCACTTTAcgaacagcagcatcagcaccAGTTGAGTGAACTGGATCAGGCCGTGTCCTCGATAACAGGACacgaggagcagcagcagcagcaacagccacgcCAGCATCAAGTGGATCTCTCGGCAGTCGCTGAGGAACCGCTGCCCATGCACAACACCTCCGATGACAACTCGATATCACTGACACTGGACGAAATGCTCGACAGCAAGTTCATCAATGAGATTCTTAACACCGTGGAGTCGGATATACCATTCGATGAGAGCGCATTGGACACCTCACAGTCGCAttcacagccacagcagcagcatcaagcggcgcagcagcaacaccaactcCAGGAGCAAAATGCGCCGGCTACAAAACGTTTGCGTTACGATGACGGCACCATTAATGCGGATCCCAACGAATATGCCACAGCGTTgtatcaacagcagcagcaacagcaagtaTTTGGAGAGGATTCGCAACACGAGCAGGAGCCACAGTTAACAGCCATAAATGcgatgcagctgcagcaattgatctaccagcagcaacagatgCTCGAAGcagatcaacaacaacagcagcaacatcatcagcagcaacatcaactgaAGCAGGAACTCAACGAAGAGGCAACAGCACAATTTAGTGTTTATGATGTGCCCTCGTTGACGGATGATGCTGAAGTGACGACAGCAGAGGTGAACGCAGCAGGCGGAggagcaacgacgacgacgggaGATGAGCATAT
This window of the Drosophila albomicans strain 15112-1751.03 chromosome 2L, ASM965048v2, whole genome shotgun sequence genome carries:
- the LOC117564176 gene encoding androgen-induced gene 1 protein, translating into MTKSKKQLREQHAAREAAEANTARLETCNDAYTSGAFHYLRFLVHLLAAAQFSYGIYYYLFKLYWPKGLHEEEELKTRWGGKFKYLTFLDVVLQAIYHTVALLNDLFGDNSVTGVSKSLLRRLRDYFFATFAFPIAHNVATSFWVIYLWDRELIFPAELDAIFPSWLNHVVHTNVALLAIMDLFTCFRHYPSRLAGVTGNAAFMILYVIWVHIVKYFSGVWVYPLLEVLSMPLRFVMFGGLVGLSLVCYFVGEFINNIVWAPEFKLLHQKKVKQG
- the LOC117564174 gene encoding probable serine/threonine-protein kinase yakA is translated as MPMSDVAAALNYTEQSNNAATKHAKTSVGANAAAMTNSSKSDVIVGSAAAAASQLGSMLSPTSSLSLAALQGQKWQQVFDLDKMIKQLRAAEKTQLRGGGGGTRAVLQVQRLNAADMGYYDMVPKQAARDIVVCNACNGSYTKAGFNNHIALQHPSIWDAVPNKLNTTETTSTTSTSRSSQAATLAEQNSQDGVRDPAELLGSPTDTLSATMSSCSNGSSSSLAAINNNATHVSSSSATSSSTSSSRHKSSSSKSSSSSNKTSSSSTSRSRSKSSKNRHHSELHHKVAAGGGSKKSASAIAATVAAAAAPPVAVKDDVAATGATAAITVFSSSSSNSSCSLPTTPAAVAIAASNGNENASNSNYSPAPSLLEETQPSKKKLKAAGEAAATHHRSNKPAKEKQQAPLYEQQHQHQLSELDQAVSSITGHEEQQQQQQPRQHQVDLSAVAEEPLPMHNTSDDNSISLTLDEMLDSKFINEILNTVESDIPFDESALDTSQSHSQPQQQHQAAQQQHQLQEQNAPATKRLRYDDGTINADPNEYATALYQQQQQQQVFGEDSQHEQEPQLTAINAMQLQQLIYQQQQMLEADQQQQQQHHQQQHQLKQELNEEATAQFSVYDVPSLTDDAEVTTAEVNAAGGGATTTTGDEHMMLPSIIYEITDNNQVSVLDQQSQQQVIAEFLTQAGYDNVDVNVLTTTTGTSAGAVAATDANHFNDELSDFDFTKLETVSAAEANNNHTKTVKLEAQPQPQPATNNNTTYNSYESEPIAQPHRQLVNAKYHEDAATYFNMTLYAGPPRPLAMNTFGLVKLPNGMGATLRKNLLMTRKANHGLLSLNGTNGNGIVGTLARPPPPPPPSSSHAGHCNGSSNPTTAAQQMLMLPRNPAQGKTIYAQKCSIIAQERLRCNKRTLLSRLTNNSNSLTVKRLNELLAGKLKPEKLEHNDASDQQQLLEQLQQQEQHKRMHSFYEKRRKLLASRPQRHSPVGSSSNSNGGHSHGRPLMRQRPLHLPLQLQSGVGVAVNPMGNASPQHQLLKKQLLRTLSDNSNICSGGGSAAIGVTAGNGSSVNNNNNPWKSNSSTPGSSSASSDLMRVFV
- the LOC117564175 gene encoding transcription termination factor 4, mitochondrial, yielding MWKKIILPTTNALKHQQVRSKELKWTSVRQFAAKATAPKLLQLEQEHIDEAIKLEPTLSIYTPDVWHRAHATFQNHGLQTVNFLRIVTGNPAVLKRTPQRIIESLEIWRSCQFGEHLLHLLLTKYPELLDVNNAHELRTLNAYLKSRVSTNKNVWKLLMNCPDLLAQSEHSMEQKLNYMIDVMRLEVPEIVKSAAMSLPFDELRCRHTFLLRLGLFKPRALKADPDEKTTNNRLYQITDTSEKAFATKICHVTLAEYEAFKELLAKELERKSRKQKADNEEFSEDEDFK
- the LOC117564902 gene encoding rabenosyn-5, with translation MSGTNPFDSDEEPSASNDEILEGFLCPMCRADLKSIDYLTEHFARQHAEEEDALKSVFKDIFSKAKKKILNNFEDERERVAPASAAASSPAASASNASAARTSNAKSRHNIYSQLTKQSVGAERRHLEYFESVRNPRLERYASETNKLIIRLHRLLKDLPTDAVQRKQHEQQTVPWLDGSSVKLCPSCAKSFHFARRQHHCRLCGGIMCNDCSRFLQLENAMQLASLSSTRSDPLQQLQHHEDRAIRLCQHCLWLLDTRQDMHESRTCHPLLAKVYDEIRQLQKQVAPDLEMYAKIINSLLDGESIFTLADAGALRGKIGQVAETIDLRSKRILTIHSEPGSREEALKKAIRLSCVQMIKERMLSLPPLPDEALIKQIQERKRMETEQRILTEQRMAMEAYERYGAATQVGVSMENRNFAQGSDLQSLNNWSAPQASTIKSSVDDPLIEQINIIKGYIKQARQDMNFDVVETLELNLRELQREVYERQRQSSNSSKATTPQANS
- the LOC117564903 gene encoding acyl-CoA-binding protein homolog, with the protein product MSELQEFDQAAEDVKNLNSTPSDNDLLELYSLFKQTKVGDCNTDKPGFLDFKGKAKWEAWNKIKGMSSADAQTAYIAKVKSLIAAVGLKS